One Hevea brasiliensis isolate MT/VB/25A 57/8 chromosome 5, ASM3005281v1, whole genome shotgun sequence genomic region harbors:
- the LOC110639190 gene encoding ran-binding protein 1 homolog b produces the protein MASTATTSDPEHNTKDRDEEANAPAADDEDTGAQVAPIVKLEEVAVTTGEEEEDPILDLKAKLYRFDKEGNQWKERGVGNVKLLKHKESGKVRLVMRQSKTLKICANHLVGPSINVQEHHGNDKSCVWHAADFADGELKDELFCIRFASVENCKTFMETVQEVAETQGKKEESKEAADAAGLLEKLSVVDGKTEGKEKEEAPVEAKERSEAEGEKAKAEAKKEDEPASSA, from the exons ATGGCGAGTACTGCTACTACGAGCGATCCAGAGCACAATACCAAAGACAGAGACGAGGAAGCGAACGCACCAGCCGCCGATGATGAGGACACCGGAGCTCAGGTTGCCCCCATCGTCAAGCTAGAAGAGGTCGCTGTTACTACCGGCGAGGAGGAGGAAGATCCCATCCTCGATCT GAAAGCGAAGCTGTATAGATTTGATAAGGAAGGGAATCAGTGGAAGGAGAGAGGAGTTGGAAATGTGAAGCTGCTGAAGCACAAGGAATCTGGCAAGGTTCGCCTTGTCATGCGCCAATCTAAGACTCTCAAGATCTGCGCTAATCATctag TTGGGCCTTCAATCAATGTCCAAGAGCATCATGGAAATGATAAATCATGTGTGTGGCATGCTGCTGATTTTgctgatggggaattgaaggatgAGCTCTTCTGTATCAGATTTGCTTCTGTTGAGA ATTGCAAAACCTTCATGGAGACGGTCCAAGAGGTGGCTGAAACTCAAGGTAAAAAAGAAGAAAGTAAAGAGGCTGCAGATGCTGCTGGATTACTTGAGAAGTTGAGCGTTGTGGATGGTAAAACCGAGGGGAAAGAAAAGGAAGAGGCACCTGTTGAAGCGAAGGAGCGCAGTGAAGCTGAAGGTGAAAAAGCAAAAGCAGAGGCAAAAAAAGAAGATGAACCAGCATCATCAGCATAG